A region from the Actinomycetota bacterium genome encodes:
- a CDS encoding iron-sulfur cluster biosynthesis family protein gives MAVHVTDAAADVIRRSLQQAEALPEDVGVRLRVAGGQVRPRFAPAPEPTDEVVELEGVRVFVDRQIADSAPEVTIDVSDEHETLVVRA, from the coding sequence ATGGCCGTCCACGTCACCGACGCCGCCGCGGACGTCATCCGCCGGTCCCTGCAGCAGGCCGAGGCGCTGCCGGAGGACGTCGGTGTGCGCCTGCGCGTGGCGGGCGGACAGGTGCGCCCCCGCTTCGCTCCCGCGCCGGAGCCCACCGACGAGGTGGTCGAGCTCGAGGGCGTCCGGGTATTCGTAGACCGCCAGATAGCCGACTCGGCTCCCGAGGTGACGATAGACGTGTCCGACGAACACGAGACGTTGGTGGTGCGGGCATGA